From Cyclobacteriaceae bacterium, a single genomic window includes:
- the gap gene encoding type I glyceraldehyde-3-phosphate dehydrogenase, translating into MTKIGINGFGRIGRLAFRAAVDRKDIEIVGINDIVDPEYMAYMLKYDSTHGRFSGTVEAKDGQLIVNGKKIRVTAEKDPSNLKWGDVGAEIIVESTGLFLTKADAQKHITAGAKKVVMSAPAKDDTPTFVMGVNNKSLKAEHTIVSNASCTTNCLAPLAKVLNDKFGIVEGLMSTVHAVTATQKTVDGPSAKDWRGGRGGYQNIIPSSTGAAKAVALVIPELKGKLTGMSFRVPVADVSVVDLTVRLAKPASYDAIKAAMKEAADGDLKGIMGYTEDEVVSTDFIGDARTCIFDAKAGIALNDSFVKVVAWYDNEWGYSNKLIDLVQALAKL; encoded by the coding sequence ATGACAAAGATTGGTATTAACGGATTTGGTCGCATCGGCCGCCTGGCATTTCGCGCAGCAGTCGATCGCAAAGACATTGAAATTGTCGGTATCAACGATATCGTAGATCCGGAATACATGGCCTATATGCTGAAATATGATTCTACTCATGGCCGTTTCAGCGGTACGGTGGAAGCAAAAGATGGTCAGCTGATCGTCAACGGAAAGAAAATCCGTGTTACAGCAGAAAAAGACCCTTCCAACCTCAAATGGGGAGATGTAGGTGCCGAAATCATTGTAGAGTCTACCGGACTTTTCCTCACCAAAGCGGATGCCCAAAAGCACATCACCGCCGGAGCAAAAAAAGTAGTAATGTCTGCCCCTGCAAAGGATGACACCCCTACGTTTGTCATGGGTGTAAACAACAAGAGCTTAAAAGCTGAACATACCATCGTTTCAAATGCCTCATGCACAACGAACTGCCTTGCTCCTCTTGCCAAGGTTCTTAACGACAAGTTTGGTATCGTTGAAGGTTTGATGAGCACAGTTCATGCCGTAACAGCAACACAAAAGACTGTCGATGGTCCTTCAGCAAAAGACTGGAGAGGTGGCCGCGGCGGATATCAGAATATTATTCCTTCTTCCACAGGTGCTGCCAAAGCCGTTGCTCTGGTAATCCCGGAATTGAAAGGAAAGCTTACCGGTATGTCATTCCGCGTTCCGGTTGCTGACGTATCTGTTGTGGATTTGACAGTTCGTCTTGCAAAGCCTGCATCATATGACGCCATCAAGGCTGCCATGAAGGAAGCCGCTGACGGCGACCTAAAAGGCATCATGGGATATACTGAAGACGAAGTAGTTTCTACCGATTTCATCGGAGACGCACGCACCTGTATTTTCGACGCAAAGGCTGGTATCGCACTGAACGACAGCTTTGTAAAAGTCGTAGCATGGTATGATAACGAGTGGGGATATTCCAACAAACTGATTGACCTGGTTCAGGCATTGGCAAAGTTGTAA